A region of Diospyros lotus cultivar Yz01 chromosome 3, ASM1463336v1, whole genome shotgun sequence DNA encodes the following proteins:
- the LOC127798097 gene encoding uncharacterized protein LOC127798097 translates to MELFYYVVFGSLGAVVAALELSKNNKDRINTSQAFNSFKNNYLLVYSLMMAGDWLQGPYVYYLYSQYGFGKGDIGQLFIAGFGSSMLFGTIVGSLADKQGRKRACVTYCITYILSCITKHSPVYKVLMLGRVLGGIATSLLFSAFESWLVAEHFKRGFDQQWLSLTFSKAIFLGNGLVAILAGLFGNMLVDSMNLGPVAPFDAAACFLAIGMAIILSSWTENYGDPSDNKDLLTQFRGAAVAIASDEKIALLGAIQSLFEGSMYTFVFLWTPALSPNEEEIPHGFIFATFMLASMLGSSVASRLMAHSSPKVESYMQIVFLISAASLLLPIATTFLVAPSNVKGGSISFAGCLQLLGFCTFEACVGIFWPSIMKMRSQYIPEEARSTIMNFFRIPLNIFVCIVLYNVNAFPITIMFGMCSIFLFVASILQRRLLAIADKSKTEDWSALKERDAEAEPLNAD, encoded by the exons ATGGAGTTGTTCTATTACGTGGTGTTCGGCTCCCTCGGAGCCGTGGTGGCGGCTCTGGAGCTGAGCAAGAACAACAAGGATCGCATCAATACTTCCCAGGCATTCAATTCCTTCAAGAACAATTACCTTCTCGTCTACTCGCTCATGATGG CTGGAGATTGGTTACAGGGTCCATATGTGTACTATCTGTACAGCCAATATGGTTTCGGGAAAGGAGATATCGGGCAACTCTTCATTGCAGGTTTTGGATCTTCAATGTTGTTCGGGACAATTGTTGGGTCTTTAGCTGACAAACA GGGTCGGAAGAGAGCTTGTGTGACTTACTGCATTACGTACATCCTGAGCTGCATCACCAAGCATTCTCCTGTGTACAAAGTTTTGATGTTGGGCCGTGTTTTGGGTGGTATTGCAAcgtctcttctcttctctgctTTTGAGTCATGGCTTGTTGCTGAACACTTTAAG AGAGGGTTTGACCAACAATGGCTATCCCTGACATTCTCAAAAGCAATATTTCTTGGCAATGGTCTGGTTGCTATTCTTGCCGGGTTGTTTGGAAACATGCTCGTTGACAGCATGAATCTTGGTCCTGTCGCACCATTTGATGCTGCTGCGTGCTTTCTTGCTATTGGGATGGCCATTATTTTATCTTCGTGGACTGAGAACTATGGAGATCCTTCAGATAACAAGGATTTGCTTACTCAATTCAGGGGTGCAGCTGTGGCCATTGCTTCAG ATGAGAAGATTGCTTTACTGGGTGCTATACAGTCTCTTTTTGAAGGTTCCATGTATACTTTTGTGTTCCTTTGGACTCCTGCTTTGAGTCCAAATGAAGAGGAAATTCCCCATGGTTTCATTTTTGCAACTTTTATGTTGGCATCTATGTTGGGGAGCTCAGTTGCATCTCGTCTGATGGCACACTCTTCTCCTAAAGTTGAGAGCTACATGCAGATCGTATTTCTGATTTCTGCTGCCTCTCTCCTGCTTCCCATTGCGACAACT TTCTTGGTTGCCCCCTCCAATGTAAAGGGTGGAAGCATCTCTTTTGCAGGTTGCCTCCAGCTCCTTGGCTTCTGTACCTTCGAGGCGTGTGTGGGGATATTCTGGCCATCCATCATGAAGATGAGGTCCCAATATATTCCAGAGGAGGCCAGAAGCACCATAATGAACTTCTTCCGCATTCCACTAAACATATTTGTGTGCATTGTACTGTACAAT GTTAATGCATTCCCGATCACTATTATGTTCGGCATGTGCTCGATTTTCCTCTTTGTGGCATCTATCTTACAGAGGAGGCTGTTGGCGATTGCTGACAAGTCAA AGACAGAAGATTGGTCCGCATTGAAGGAAAGGGATGCTGAAGCGGAGCCATTGAATGCTGATTGA
- the LOC127798053 gene encoding vacuolar protein sorting-associated protein 26A-like, with amino-acid sequence MNYLIGAFKPACNISITFADEKTRKKVPMKKENGQTVMISLFQSQENIGGKISVEPVQGKKVDHNGIKIELLGQIEMYFDRGNFYDFTSLVRELDVPGEVYERKTYPFEFSTVEMPYETYSGVNVRLRYVLKVTISRGYAGSIVEYQDFLVRNYSPLPSINNTIKMEVGIEDCLHIEFEYNKSKYHLKDIIIGKIYFLLVRIKIKNMDLEIRRRESTGSGSSTHIETETLAKFELMDGAPVRGESIPIRLFLSPYELTPTHRNINNKFSVKYYLNLVLVDEEDRRYFKQQEITLYRVAETS; translated from the exons GTTCCaatgaagaaggaaaatggTCAAACAGTGATGATCTCACTCTTTCAAAGTCAAGAAAACATTGGTGGGAAG ATTTCTGTAGAACCAGTTCAAGGGAAGAAGGTTGATCATAATGGCATTAAGATTGAGCTCCTTGGTCAGATAG AAATGTACTTTGACAGAGGCAACTTCTACGACTTTACCTCCCTTG TTCGTGAACTAGATGTTCCTGGTGAAGTCTATGAAAGGAAGACCTATCCTTTCGAATTTTCAACTGTTGAAATGCCCTATGAGACATACAGTGGGGTGAATGTGCGGCTGAG GTATGTCCTTAAAGTCACAATCAGTCGTGGTTATGCTGGCAGCATAGTTGAATACCAAGATTTTTTG GTCCGTAATTACAGTCCACTTCCATCAATTAACAACACTATTAAG ATGGAAGTTGGAATTGAAGATTGCCTTCACATCGAGTTTGAGTACAACAAAAGCAA GTATCATCTGAAAGACATTATCATAGGCaagatatattttcttcttgtaagaattaagattaaaaatatgGACCTGGAGATCAGGCGGAGAGAATCAACAGGATCAGGTTCCAGCACACATATTGAGACAGAGACACTTGCAAAGTTTGAGTTGATGGATGGTGCTCCAGTCAGAG GTGAATCGATACCAATACGGCTGTTCCTTAGCCCCTATGAATTGACACCAACACATCGcaacatcaacaacaaattcAGTGTTAAGTATTATCTGAACCTTGTTCTTGTTGATGAAGAGGACCGCCGGTACTTTAAGCAGCAGGAAATCACACTATATCGTGTTGCTGAAActtcctga
- the LOC127796266 gene encoding rhodanese-like domain-containing protein 14, chloroplastic — translation MAAVTSFSPHSSSSSALHPSFNSSTVSLYSNSTTEIDAYGVRRVRFSGNRRSQISTPSGLRIRGAATKPAKSPAEEDWKTKREYLLQKKVRSVEVKEALRLQKENNFLILDVRPEAEFKEGHPPGAINIQIYRLIKEWTAWDIARRAAFAFFGIFSGTEENPEFLKSVESQIDKTSKIIVACSSGGTMRPSQNLPEGQQSRSLIAAYLLVLNGYTNVYHLEGGLYTWFKEGLPAVSEE, via the exons ATGGCTGCAGTTACTTCATTTTCTCCAcactcttcctcttcctctgctCTGCATCCAAGTTTCAATTCTTCTACGGTCAGTTTGTATTCAAATTCCACCACTGAAATTGATGCCTATGGAGTGAGAAGAGTTAGATTTTCCGGCAATCGGCGATCTCAGATCTCCACTCCTTCAGGGTTGAGAATCCGCGGGGCAGCTACCAAACCTGCAAAATCACCAG CTGAAGAAGACTGGAAGACTAAGCGAGAGTATCTGCTGCAGAAAAAG GTAAGGAGCGTGGAGGTGAAGGAAGCCTTGCGCCTTCAGaaagaaaataactttttgatTCTTGATGTTAGACCAGAAGCAGAATTCAAAGAG GGTCATCCACCAGGAGCCATTAACATCCAAATATATAGACTTATAAAGGAATGGACTGCATGGGACATAGCCAGACGGGCTGCATTTGCATTTTTTGGCATCTTTTCTGGAACAGAAGAAAACCCAGAGTTCCTAAAAA GTGTGGAATCGCAAATAGATAAGACCTCGAAGATAATAGTGGCATGTTCATCTGGAGGAACGATGAGACCATCACAAAATCTTCCAGAAGGCCAGCAGTCCAg GTCACTGATAGCAGCTTACTTGCTAGTCCTTAATGGTTACACCAATGTCTACCACTTGGAAGGAGGGCTTTATACCTGGTTCAAGGAAGGATTACCTGCAGTTTCTGAAGAATAA